The sequence ATATCCAGAAAGAGCGCTTGCTTCGAGGAATTATCGGCTGTGATACACGAGATACTAGTTATAATAGCTTCATCGGCAGAGGCTTCAGAGATCTCGATTAGCAAATACATCAGAGAAAAGGGAGAGGCTACCAGCTTACCCCTAAAGAGATAGCTTCTCCTTAAATGATTCTAGAGCAAGCATACCGGTTCTATATTTAAGATTTATGAGCCTTGCTACAGGTGGTTGAAGTTGCTCAGAGTAGTCTGTTTTTCTCAATGATATTTATCGCAGAGATCCTCGATCCTATTATTTCTATAACCTCTCTTCGAAGCTCAGGATCCTTCTCAAAAACCCCTCTAGCAGCTCTTGTAACCATTTTTAGAGGCTCTTTAACCCCCCTGTGTAGGGCGCAGAGGTGGAGGGCTTCTATTATCACCATGACTCCTTTAGCATCTAGATAGCTTGCTATGAAGTCGGCTATCTGATTGGTAAGTCTTTCTTGAACCTGTAGCCTTCTTGAGAATGCATCAACTATTCTAGCGAATTTTGAGAAACCAAGGACTTTATTTCCTGGGATATATGCTATTGATGCTGTACCTATTATTGGTAGCAAGTGATGCT is a genomic window of Sulfolobales archaeon containing:
- the folE gene encoding GTP cyclohydrolase I FolE, with translation MRYIFKGDSKMGAKRDIDSHGDQEDREKLYKELSAIIRRFLELIGEDPEREGLRDTPARVARMWLDELARGYSVSPEEYVKTFNYEGDNGEESLEIWNNVVIVYDIPVRSMCEHHLLPIIGTASIAYIPGNKVLGFSKFARIVDAFSRRLQVQERLTNQIADFIASYLDAKGVMVIIEALHLCALHRGVKEPLKMVTRAARGVFEKDPELRREVIEIIGSRISAINIIEKNRLL